In the genome of Pseudomonas sp. P5_109, one region contains:
- a CDS encoding amino acid ABC transporter substrate-binding protein — protein MNVPFATTTRLLLAFALLTLPLVAGANTLERVRSSHTFTLGYLPDLAPFSKQEGDKASGYAIDLCLKIADTLKRELGLPDLQVHYQPVTVADQVSAVSQGKVDILCTPTAPTLERRKMISYSIPIYTAGLSVVVRNDAGEPLLNVLNGKVANTGPTWRASINNGLANQTYATLEGGVTEDWIREQMRLLNVIASLVTVANNDEGVKLVAEGKADAFFSERMLLRNEVAKEGAAKNLMILDRIFEYSPVAMMVERNDEDFRLLVDTALSEAYYSGFVEKAYDQYLGGSNLTVKRLFRVYALP, from the coding sequence ATGAACGTACCATTTGCCACAACCACCAGACTGCTGCTGGCCTTCGCACTCTTGACGCTGCCGCTGGTGGCCGGCGCCAACACCCTTGAGCGTGTGCGCAGCAGCCACACTTTTACCTTGGGTTATTTGCCTGACCTGGCCCCTTTCAGCAAACAGGAAGGCGACAAGGCCAGCGGTTATGCCATCGACCTGTGCCTGAAAATCGCCGACACGCTCAAGCGCGAACTGGGCCTGCCCGACCTGCAGGTGCACTATCAGCCGGTAACGGTTGCGGACCAGGTCAGTGCCGTGAGCCAGGGCAAGGTCGATATCCTCTGCACGCCGACAGCGCCCACCCTGGAACGGCGCAAGATGATCAGCTACTCCATCCCGATCTACACTGCCGGTCTCTCGGTCGTGGTGCGCAACGATGCGGGCGAACCCTTGCTCAATGTGCTCAATGGCAAGGTCGCCAACACCGGCCCGACCTGGCGAGCCAGCATCAACAATGGCCTGGCCAACCAGACCTACGCGACCCTTGAGGGCGGCGTGACCGAAGACTGGATTCGCGAGCAGATGCGCCTGCTCAACGTGATCGCTTCGCTGGTGACCGTGGCCAACAACGACGAGGGCGTCAAGCTGGTTGCCGAGGGCAAGGCCGATGCCTTCTTCTCCGAACGCATGCTGCTGCGCAACGAAGTGGCCAAGGAAGGCGCGGCCAAGAACCTGATGATCCTGGACCGCATCTTCGAGTACTCGCCGGTGGCGATGATGGTGGAACGCAACGACGAAGACTTCCGCTTGCTGGTCGACACGGCCCTGAGTGAGGCCTATTACTCGGGCTTTGTGGAAAAGGCCTACGACCAGTATCTGGGCGGGAGCAACCTTACGGTGAAGAGACTGTTCAGGGTGTATGCGTTGCCCTGA